From one Brachypodium distachyon strain Bd21 chromosome 4, Brachypodium_distachyon_v3.0, whole genome shotgun sequence genomic stretch:
- the LOC112268919 gene encoding uncharacterized protein LOC112268919, whose product MVLASTSGRILDLVADLENYPQVGVVVQRKDAGCSKQVLHTHLLPAPGTDSAVLEMNEILDLSTSFSPATPELGAILAEAVPEGCSSLRISDPSPPISSCLPGIPSKEARSASEIREKLQVLLARLAAGHAQIDA is encoded by the exons ATGGTGCTAGCATCCACTTCTGGGAGGATACTTG ATTTGGTGGCTGATCTTGAGAACTATCCGCAAGTGGGAGTTGTAGTTCAAAGAAAAGATGCAGGCTGCAGTAAACAAGTTCTGCACACACATCTCTTGCCTGCTCCAGGAACCGATTCGGCTGTCTTGGAGATGAACGAGATCCTCGACCTGTCTACTTCCTTCTCCCCAGCGACCCCTGAGCTTGGAGCTATCCTGGCGGAGGCTGTTCCTGAGGGATGCTCGTCGCTCCGCATTTCGGACCCGTCGCCACCCATCTCCAGCTGCCTGCCTGGAATTCCCAGCAAGGAGGCGCGGTCTGCTTCTGAGATCCGTGAGAAGCTCCAGGTGCTGCTGGCACGCCTCGCCGCTGGGCATGCCCAAATTGATGCCTGA
- the LOC112268819 gene encoding protein SMAX1-LIKE 3-like, with the protein MQLTAAAGPEEEAAAGSLVAQARNLASRRGHAHVTPLHIASAILSASPALLLRSSNSIHNNDNIDALALSLGAALDGLPVVTTTSPSPAPAPAAAPSNAFLAALKRARKKRRRRSSRAAAGSSEVERLVASVLLDPSVDRALRSAASLLLRPSSDPDPVPDRGTKQLARRHQRPAAVVPNGSENQAIKVKPRPSARGTTKLGHNKLLTRSTHRGRTSNIQAACRQPKFTELTAENHKILCGALMLRVPWHGAIFPGISTVVLLCRSGMTRRARENLTSSSSRTTATWLLFQGRDNGGGNLVARELARLVFGSYSEFTALEVLGNSDIITPTRNGKQIPAIKGKRSLLNNDCGGYVGERLFEAIRENPHRVILINGVNRLDRDSKTFVKNAVKEGTVRGCNGEVVSLEDVIVVLMNSEVVDSGSSVLSSPQMKRPRLGRQSLEEGDDIQREEVRSRRLSIDLNASPEPQEDDEDDSAEENAGITDVVDGVFFFN; encoded by the exons ATGCAGCTCACAGCAGCAGCTGGtccggaggaggaagccgcgGCGGGGTCGTTGGTGGCGCAGGCGAGGAACCTGGCGTCGCGGCGAGGCCACGCGCATGTCACCCCGCTCCACATCGCCAGCGCCATCCTCTCCGCTTCGCCCGCTCTCCTCCTACGCTCCTCAAACAGCATTCACAACAACGACAACATCGACGCGCTGGCGCTCTCCCTGGGCGCCGCGCTCGACGGCCTCCCCGTCGTGACGACGACGTCCCCgtccccggccccggccccggcggcagcgcctTCGAACGCGTTCCTGGCAGCGCTGAAGCGGGCGCGGAAGAAGCGCCGGCGTCGTAGCAGCAGGGCAGCAGCGGGCAGCAGCGAGGTCGAGCGGCTCGTGGCCTCCGTCCTCCTCGACCCCAGCGTGGACCGCGCCCTGCGCTCCGCCGCCAGCTTATTACTACGACCGTCGTCTGATCCTGATCCTGTTCCTGATCGTGGGACGAAGCAGCTGGCACGTCGGCACCAACGACCAGCTGCAGTCGTCCCCAATGGAAG TGAGAATCAAGCTATCAAAGTGAAACCAAGACCATCAGCGCGGGGCACGACGAAGCTCGGCCATAACAAACTTCTGACCAGATCAACACACCGCGGCCGCACCAGCAACATTCAG GCTGCTTGCCGCCAGCCAAAATTCACGGAGCTCACTGCGGAGAACCACAAGATCCTTTGCGGCGCACTGATGCTGCGCGTGCCGTGGCACGGGGCCATCTTTCCCGGCATATCGACCGTCGTGCTGCTGTGCCGATCCGGCATGACGAGGAGGGCGAGGGAGAATCTAACCAGCTcgtcgtcgaggacgacggcaACTTGGCTGCTCTTCCAAGGAAGGGACAATGGCGGCGGCAACTTGGTTGCTCGGGAGCTCGCGAGGCTCGTGTTCGGCTCTTACTCGGAGTTCACTGCCCTGGAGGTGCTGGGTAACTCTGATATTATTACTCCCACACGCAACGGCAAGCAGATCCCCGCCATCAAGGGGAAGAGATCACTACTGAACAATGATTGTGGAGGCTACGTTGGGGAAAGGTTGTTCGAGGCGATACGGGAAAACCCTCATCGTGTTATATTGATTAACGGCGTGAACAGGCTGGACCGTGATTCGAAGACCTTCGTGAAGAACGCGGTGAAGGAAGGAACAGTGAGGGGCTGTAATGGCGAGGTTGTCAGCTTGGAGGATGTCATCGTGGTGCTGATGAACTCTGAAGTGGTCGACTCGGGGTCGTCCGTACTTTCGTCCCCGCAGATGAAACGTCCACGACTGGGCAGGCAGAGCCTTGAGGAGGGAGATGACATTCAAAGGGAGGAAGTGAGATCTCGTCGGTTGAGCATTGATCTGAATGCTTCCCCAGAGCCTCAGGAAGATGACGAAGACGATTCGGCTGAGGAGAACGCGGGGATCACGGATGTCGTGGAcggtgttttctttttcaactAG